CCGGCCTTGATGTACCGGCCGATGCTCCAGCGGGAGACCCGCAAGCTCTTCGCGACCTCGTCGACGGTCAGGTACTGCTCCGTCGTCTCCACCCGCACCCTCACCACCTTGCATCGAATCGTAGCGTGTCCGTGCGATTCAAGACGTTAGACGACACGGCAAGACGATGCAAGACGCTACGGTGCAAGTTGCAGTGACGGGCCTCTAGCAGCGCCTATGAGCTGGGGCTATGTCCGGATCGTGCGGACGTGCTACAACCTGCACATGAGCGAACGGGGTGTTGCCTACGCCTTCTGGCTGCGAGTGCGGTCCGAGCAGGCCACGCGCGGCTGGACGGACGACGAGCTGAAAGAACGCTCGGGCATCGCCCGTACCACCATCGACCGCCTCGCCAAGGGCAAGCGGCCACCGCTTGCCCGGGTCGTTAACTCCCTCGCCAAGGCGCTCGACATCGACAACGACGAGGCGCACCGGCTCGCCGGCCGACTACCCGGAGAACCGGACCAGGCCGAGGGCGAGCCGTCCCCGGCGGAACGCCGGATCAGCGCCCGCGAAGCCGTCCTGAACGACCCAGACCTCAACGACCAGCAGAGGGCGGTCATCCTCGGCGTGATCGACCTGATCACCGGAGGCGGCGGCGAGGATCAGGGGCGCCAGGCGTCCTAATCCGGTCGCGCCGACTTACGAGCGTCCGCCACCGCGTCCACCGCAGCGTCGATCGCCTGCGGCATCAGGTCCCCGTAGATCTCGCTCGTCGTGGCGAGCTGCTGGTGACCAAGCAGCCGCGAGATGGCCAGGGGAGTCATCCGGGGGTCGCTGAAGAGCCAGCTCGCGTACGTGTGCCGTAGGTCGTGCCACGACGGCGCGGAGTGCAGCACGGTGGGACAGTCGCAGTCCGACACCGATCCGACCCGGGGGCCGTAGTGCGCCGCGCACCGCGTCGTGTCGTCGACAACCCGGGCGCCACACGGCTGCCCCGCCCACGTCGTACCGCCGTAGTCTCGGCACCGACCGCGCGCGCCCTCCAGGCGCTCACCCTCGCCGGTCGGTGGGTGAGTGGGGCAGAGACGGGCCCGGAGAAGGGCCGGCTTCCACGCCTGGTCGTACATCCGGTCGTAGTCCAGGGCACCCTTGTCATCCCGGAAGATAAGCGTCTCTGGCGGCTGCCCCTCGACGAGTTTGGTGAGTGTGCGGTAGAGGTCGTCGCCGATTGGAAGAACTCGCTTGGCCCGGCCCTTCGTCGTGCCCAAGTACCGCTTGCCGCTTGCCTCCTTCCACGCCCGCCAGACCCTCAACCTCGGCCCCGAGGAATCAGTGGCCGGCACGAGGTGCATTGCGGCCAAGGCGGTCACTTCCGACCAGCGGAGCCCGGTTTCGACGATGCAATCCAGCAGCGAATGCCACTGCTTGGCAAACTGGGCACGCAGCAGCTCGAACTGCTGCGGCGTCAGGTAGACCGCGTGGTGCTCACCGGTGTCGTCGTCGGCCCGTTGATCCCGGATGAAGTCTGTGCCGTGGCACGGGTTCACGCTGATGTGCCCGTGGCGCATGGCAGCGGTGAGCGCGGTGTGCAGCAGCGAGTAGTAGCGGGTCACCGTCTTCTGGCTCATCCCGCTGGCGCGTAGTTCGTTTAGCCAGGTGCCGATAGCGACCGACGTGAGCTGAGGCAGGGGAGTGTCGCCGAAGGCGGGGTATATTCTGTCGCGGAGCTGTTGTTCGTACCGCTCTCGCGTTCCAGGTGAGATGCGAGTCTTCGACGGTAGCCATTCCTCGCACCACTGTTTCAGAGTGATGCCATCATCGGCAGGGGAATTGGAATCCCCCGTGGGAATGCCCATATCCGTGTACACGCGGTCGGCGGTGATGCGCCCTCGGTGGCCCTCGACGATCGATTTCGCCTCGTTGGCGTATTCCTCGGCAGGCCACGAGGTGTACTGCTTCTGGCCGTCGTACCGCCAGACGACCCGCCAGGAGTCCCCTCGTCGCTCGATGCTCGCCATGGGGACAGATCATCGTCCCCATGGGGACACGGATCAAGCCTTACGGGTCCACTTGGGGTCGACAGAGTCACGGAACGCACAACATGAACCCGGACAATCTGTGTCACCGCAGCTCAGTATGGGGGTAGCCGATCGGCTCATAATCCCTCGGTCACGGGTTCGAGTCCCGTCCGCCCCACCAGCCCAGAGGCCACGTGTGATCTTGGTCTTCCCCTGCTGACGCCAGGAAACCACCCGCCGGCACTTCCTGCGCCACCTGCGCGCCGCCAGCCGGGTGGGGGAGAGCACGCCGGCGGCCCTCGCCCGTACCCGTCATGATCATCTTGATCTAGCAGTCCTTGCATCCCGGAAGCTCCGACCCGGATATTGGTCGGGCTGGGCGGAGGTGGTTCGGTAGCCTGTTGTCCGTGCGGAGGTTCAAGCTCGGTAAG
The sequence above is drawn from the Micromonospora pallida genome and encodes:
- a CDS encoding helix-turn-helix domain-containing protein, encoding MSWGYVRIVRTCYNLHMSERGVAYAFWLRVRSEQATRGWTDDELKERSGIARTTIDRLAKGKRPPLARVVNSLAKALDIDNDEAHRLAGRLPGEPDQAEGEPSPAERRISAREAVLNDPDLNDQQRAVILGVIDLITGGGGEDQGRQAS
- a CDS encoding site-specific integrase: MASIERRGDSWRVVWRYDGQKQYTSWPAEEYANEAKSIVEGHRGRITADRVYTDMGIPTGDSNSPADDGITLKQWCEEWLPSKTRISPGTRERYEQQLRDRIYPAFGDTPLPQLTSVAIGTWLNELRASGMSQKTVTRYYSLLHTALTAAMRHGHISVNPCHGTDFIRDQRADDDTGEHHAVYLTPQQFELLRAQFAKQWHSLLDCIVETGLRWSEVTALAAMHLVPATDSSGPRLRVWRAWKEASGKRYLGTTKGRAKRVLPIGDDLYRTLTKLVEGQPPETLIFRDDKGALDYDRMYDQAWKPALLRARLCPTHPPTGEGERLEGARGRCRDYGGTTWAGQPCGARVVDDTTRCAAHYGPRVGSVSDCDCPTVLHSAPSWHDLRHTYASWLFSDPRMTPLAISRLLGHQQLATTSEIYGDLMPQAIDAAVDAVADARKSARPD